The following proteins come from a genomic window of Frankia casuarinae:
- a CDS encoding ABC transporter ATP-binding protein, with protein MGDGRLEIDGVSKRYGDVVALESMTFEVRAGELFGFVGSNGAGKTTTMRIALGVLAADSGVVRYDGVPLTLRTRRRIGYMPEERGLYPRMRVGEQLVYLAQLHGMGLPAARRAVARWTERLGVSSRLDDEVQKLSLGNQQRVQLAAALVHDPVVLILDESFSGLDPVAVDVMSEVLRERRAAGVPVMFSSHQLDLVERLCDRVGIVRAGRMVACGSVDELRAGGDLQVVVDAPAAPPGWADGIPGVVVRHRDGPRTVLGLTAGADDQAVLRAALATGPVREFRRRRPSLTELFRNVVVQAGQQPGSGAFPENAA; from the coding sequence GTGGGCGATGGACGGCTCGAAATCGACGGGGTGTCGAAACGGTACGGCGACGTCGTCGCGTTGGAGTCGATGACGTTCGAGGTGCGGGCCGGCGAGCTGTTCGGGTTCGTCGGCAGCAACGGTGCCGGGAAGACGACGACGATGCGTATCGCCCTCGGGGTGCTCGCGGCGGATTCCGGGGTCGTGCGTTATGACGGCGTTCCGCTGACGTTACGCACCCGCCGCCGGATCGGCTACATGCCGGAGGAACGCGGTCTGTATCCGCGGATGCGGGTGGGTGAGCAGCTCGTCTACCTCGCGCAACTGCACGGAATGGGGCTGCCGGCAGCCCGTCGGGCAGTGGCGCGGTGGACCGAGCGGCTGGGGGTGTCCAGCCGCTTGGACGACGAGGTGCAGAAGCTCAGCCTCGGGAACCAGCAGCGGGTGCAGCTGGCCGCCGCGCTCGTGCACGATCCGGTCGTCCTGATACTCGACGAGTCGTTCTCCGGATTGGACCCGGTGGCCGTCGACGTGATGAGCGAGGTGCTGCGGGAGCGTCGCGCCGCCGGGGTTCCGGTGATGTTCTCCAGCCATCAGCTCGATCTCGTCGAGCGGTTGTGCGACCGGGTCGGGATCGTGCGGGCGGGCCGGATGGTCGCCTGCGGTTCGGTTGACGAGTTGCGCGCGGGTGGTGATCTGCAGGTGGTGGTGGACGCGCCGGCGGCGCCGCCGGGCTGGGCCGACGGGATACCGGGGGTCGTCGTGCGTCACCGGGACGGGCCGCGGACGGTGCTGGGCCTCACCGCGGGCGCCGACGACCAGGCGGTACTGCGCGCGGCGCTGGCCACGGGCCCGGTGCGGGAGTTCCGTCGTCGCCGGCCGTCGTTGACCGAGCTGTTCCGTAACGTCGTCGTGCAGGCCGGGCAGCAGCCGGGGAGTGGGGCGTTCCCGGAGAACGCGGCGTGA
- a CDS encoding cobyric acid synthase, which produces MSGGLLVAGTASDAGKSVLTAGICRWLAREGVRVAPFKAQNMALNSAVTADGAEIGRAQAMQAAAAGVEPEAAMNPVLLKPGGQRHSQLVVLGRPVAEVDALGYRPYKERLAAIVLECLDDLRGRFDAVICEGAGSPAEINLRSTDIANMGLARAANLPVIVVGDIDKGGVFAALFGTLALLDAADQALVAGWVINRFRGDARLLEPGLRQIERLTGRPVHGVVPWKAGLWLDVEDSLDLAAFPDAEPCPDAEPCPDAEPCPEARPASHGGRREVLRVAVIRLPRLSNVTDIDALRVEPGVAVRLATRPDELADADLVILPGTRSTVEDLRWLRRRGLAAALAERAAAARPVLGICGGYQILGRRIRDDVESGAGEVDGLGLLPVITTFDPVKLLGRRAATDAAGRPLTGYEIRHGRLTVEEHPDSAPFAADGVRVGAVAGTSWHGVLENDAFRRAYLADVATAAGRSFVPAFTCFADARQRRLDALGDLVADHLDTGALRRLLAEGTPAGLPFVPPGAS; this is translated from the coding sequence GTGAGCGGGGGACTGCTGGTCGCCGGGACCGCGTCGGATGCCGGCAAGAGCGTGCTGACCGCGGGGATCTGCCGGTGGCTGGCGCGGGAGGGGGTGCGGGTCGCCCCGTTCAAGGCGCAGAACATGGCGTTGAACTCGGCGGTCACCGCCGATGGTGCGGAGATCGGCCGGGCCCAGGCGATGCAGGCGGCGGCGGCCGGTGTCGAACCGGAGGCGGCGATGAACCCGGTGCTGCTCAAACCGGGGGGCCAGCGGCACAGCCAGCTCGTTGTGCTGGGCCGCCCGGTCGCCGAGGTCGACGCGCTCGGCTACCGCCCGTACAAGGAACGGCTGGCCGCGATTGTCCTGGAGTGCCTGGACGACCTGCGCGGCCGGTTCGACGCGGTGATCTGCGAGGGGGCCGGTTCTCCGGCGGAGATCAACCTGCGTTCGACCGACATCGCCAACATGGGCCTGGCGCGCGCCGCGAACCTGCCGGTGATCGTGGTCGGCGACATCGACAAGGGCGGGGTCTTCGCCGCCCTGTTCGGCACGCTGGCCCTGCTCGATGCGGCCGACCAGGCGTTGGTTGCCGGCTGGGTGATCAATCGGTTCCGTGGCGACGCCCGACTGCTCGAACCCGGACTGCGCCAGATCGAACGGCTCACCGGCCGGCCGGTGCACGGCGTCGTCCCCTGGAAGGCGGGGTTGTGGCTGGACGTCGAGGACTCCCTCGACCTCGCTGCCTTCCCCGACGCCGAGCCCTGTCCCGACGCCGAGCCCTGTCCCGACGCCGAGCCCTGTCCCGAGGCGCGGCCTGCCTCGCACGGCGGTCGGCGGGAGGTGCTGCGGGTCGCCGTCATCCGGCTGCCCCGGCTGTCGAACGTGACCGACATCGACGCGTTGCGCGTCGAGCCCGGGGTCGCGGTGCGCCTGGCCACCCGACCGGACGAGCTCGCCGACGCCGACCTCGTGATCCTGCCGGGCACCCGTTCCACCGTCGAGGACCTGCGCTGGCTGCGTCGCCGTGGTCTCGCCGCGGCCCTCGCCGAACGCGCCGCCGCGGCCCGTCCGGTGCTGGGTATCTGTGGCGGCTACCAGATCCTCGGCCGTCGCATCCGTGACGACGTCGAATCGGGTGCGGGCGAGGTCGATGGTCTCGGCCTGCTCCCGGTCATCACCACGTTCGACCCGGTGAAGCTGCTCGGTCGGCGCGCGGCCACCGATGCCGCCGGCCGACCGCTGACCGGCTACGAGATCCGGCACGGGCGGCTGACCGTCGAGGAGCATCCGGACAGCGCGCCGTTCGCCGCGGACGGGGTGCGCGTCGGCGCGGTCGCCGGCACGAGCTGGCACGGGGTGCTGGAGAACGACGCGTTCCGCCGCGCCTATCTCGCCGACGTGGCCACGGCCGCGGGGCGTTCGTTCGTCCCGGCGTTCACGTGCTTCGCCGATGCTCGGCAGCGCCGCCTCGACGCCCTCGGTGACCTCGTCGCCGACCATCTCGACACAGGCGCCCTGCGCCGCCTGCTCGCCGAGGGCACACCCGCCGGCCTGCCGTTCGTCCCCCCCGGCGCATCCTGA
- a CDS encoding cobalamin biosynthesis protein: protein MVPSRAVVPSRAVRAFGLVLGAVLDGLLADPARLHPVAGFGRAASRLENRLYRDGRAPGALHTAVLLAAVAVPAVAAERAAERAAERAAERAAERAVALTAVVTWTVLGGASLRRQGRRLGEELRADDLAAARERLPALCGRDPASLDAAGIARGAIESIAENTSDALVAPLWWGALAGLPGLVTYRAINTLDAMIGHHSPRYERFGWAAARLDDLANLLPARMCALVTCACAPVVGGSAVDAYWVMRRDGRSHPSPNAGMVEAAFAGALGLRLGGELRYPYRVEHRPELGFGRRPQGADVAAAARLSAAVSVVCVALTAAAAPVARLVTSALTARLGLGTGSGRAGSGGAGSGGSGGPGRRERRR from the coding sequence GTGGTCCCTTCCCGTGCCGTGGTCCCTTCCCGTGCCGTGCGCGCGTTCGGTCTGGTCCTCGGTGCCGTGCTGGACGGGCTGCTCGCCGACCCGGCGCGGCTGCATCCGGTCGCCGGGTTCGGGCGGGCCGCGTCCCGGCTGGAGAACCGGCTCTACCGGGACGGCCGGGCGCCCGGAGCGCTGCACACCGCGGTGCTGCTAGCCGCGGTCGCCGTGCCCGCCGTCGCTGCTGAACGCGCTGCTGAACGCGCTGCTGAACGCGCTGCTGAACGCGCCGCTGAACGCGCCGTCGCGCTCACGGCGGTGGTCACGTGGACCGTCCTCGGTGGCGCCTCGCTGCGCCGTCAGGGCCGACGCCTCGGCGAGGAGCTGCGCGCCGACGATCTCGCCGCGGCCCGGGAACGGCTCCCGGCGCTGTGCGGACGCGATCCGGCGTCGCTGGACGCCGCCGGGATCGCCCGCGGCGCGATCGAGTCCATCGCCGAGAACACCTCCGACGCGCTGGTCGCCCCGCTGTGGTGGGGGGCGCTCGCCGGCCTGCCCGGCCTGGTCACCTACCGGGCGATCAACACCCTTGACGCGATGATCGGACACCACAGCCCCCGGTACGAACGCTTCGGCTGGGCGGCGGCGCGCCTCGACGATCTGGCGAACCTACTCCCGGCGCGGATGTGCGCGCTGGTGACCTGCGCGTGCGCCCCGGTCGTCGGCGGTTCGGCGGTCGACGCGTACTGGGTCATGCGCCGGGACGGCCGGTCGCATCCCAGCCCCAACGCCGGGATGGTGGAGGCCGCGTTCGCCGGGGCGCTGGGGCTGCGGCTCGGGGGAGAGCTGCGCTACCCCTACCGCGTCGAGCACCGGCCGGAGCTCGGGTTCGGCCGGCGGCCGCAGGGCGCGGACGTCGCAGCCGCGGCCCGGTTGTCCGCGGCGGTGAGCGTGGTCTGTGTCGCGCTGACGGCGGCGGCGGCTCCGGTGGCGCGGCTGGTCACCTCCGCCCTGACCGCGCGCCTCGGCCTCGGTACCGGATCCGGACGCGCTGGCTCCGGGGGCGCTGGCTCCGGGGGCTCTGGTGGGCCCGGGAGAAGAGAGCGCCGCCGGTGA